The DNA segment GTCTTCTCATGGGATAATGGTAGAATTGAATTCAAGGAGATAGAATCGGTTAATGTATCGGTGAAACACCGAACACCAAAATATATATCAGATCAATTTTTATATGTAGAACTTAGTCAAGATGGAAGGCCCGTTTATTGGACAGCCATCCATGATCCGCGAAAAGTTCACGCTGAGTTTCCCAACCCTGATGGTACACTTTCACGTCAGGATGCAATCTTACTATCTGCTGATTTTTTTATAAGAGTCCCTGCGAATTTTGACGCTGATAAGATTCGTTTTCTTAAACCATCTCCCGGTAGAAGGCAGCGCCTTGAGCTCGATGTACCGTTATCAGAACAAACTGTGCTTTATACTATTGGGGAAATCCCGATTAATTTGACGGCCAAACTATGACGCGAATTTTCATCCTTTGTTTCACGGCATCAATCCTGTTTGGGCAGCGATTTCCCGTAACAATATTTCAAGAACTTGGGCCAAGGAGCAGACAGATTAATGTGGTCTTTTTAGCTGAAGGTTATCGAGAAAGTGAGATGGCAAAATTTCGTACTGATGTCCAAGCTGCCACTACTGCCCTTTTTAATATTTCCCCCTATAAAGAGTATAAATCATTCTTCAATGTTTATGGCGTTGAGGTTGTTTCCAACCAATCGGGAACAAACCATCCCAAATCTGCTAGTGATTGCCCAACCAATTCTGAAATTTTTGAAGCGGATACCTATTTCAACAGTACTTTTGATCGGGCAAATATTCATCGTCTTTTGGTTATCACCAGTTCCGGGAAAGCCAATAGTGTATTGCGGAATACAGTCCCCAACTGGGATATTGGGTTCGTTATTGTGAACCATACCATGTATGGGGGTTCCGGTGGTACTTGGGCTGTTTTCTCAACTAATTCATCTGCCCCACAAATTGCAATTCATGAAGCGGGGCACGCATTTGCAAATCTTGCCGATGAGTATGATTATGGTAGTGGCGGGCATGAAGCGCCCAATGCTACTGCAATTACGAACCGAACTAGTATTAAATGGAATAATTGGATCAAGGAAAGCACACCCATTCCTACTCCTGAGACCAATGTCTATAATGATGTTGTGGGCTTATTCGAGGGTGCGGTATATGAAACCAACGATTGGTACCGACCTAAACTAAATTGCATGATGAAATCATTGGGGCATGGATTCTGTGAAGTATGCACAGAGCAAACTATCCTTACTATTTACGATCTGGTGGCACCTTATAATTATTATTATCCTCAGTCGGGTGCATTAGAGATCTCTCATAGTTACCAGGGATTGTTTGAAGTAGATGGACGACAACTTTCTCCCAACACTATTAATTTGAATTGGTATCTTGATTCAACTCTCGTTGCGGAGAATGTAGCCAATTATACAGTGCGCGGTGCAGAATTATCCGAAGGTGCCCATGCGCTCATTGTAAGAGTAACAGATTCCACTGCAATGGTTCGCTCGGATCCGAATAATAATCGTACAGGGCAGGTGGTCTGGGAATTGAATGTAGGCCCATCTTTAAGTATTGATGGTAATTCTACTGTCCCAAATCAAATTGAATTGCATCCAAATTATCCCAACCCATTTAATCCATCAACTAGACTGTCATTTAGTTTACCCGAGATAACACCTGCAACACTTTTAGTTTTGGATATAAATGGAAGGGTTATTGATACCCTTTTGAATGGCACAATTCACGCCGGGACGCACACGATCTATTGGAATGCCAAAGATAAAGCTGCGGGTGTTTACTTTTTTCAACTAGAGACACCATATGGAATTCAAACCCAAAAGGGTATTTTGTTAAAATAGCAGTCCCGCTATTTAGAAATAGATTCGCTTTATTTTTTCCAATATGCTAATTATTTTATCTCCATCCAAAACACAAGATTTCACTTCTATTTCAGGAGTTGAATCGTCAATTCCAAGAAATATTGAAAAAGCAAATTATTTAAACGCTTTACTTAAAAAGTTTGATAAACCCAAATTATCAAAGCTTATGTCTTTAAGTAACAAATTGTGTGAATTGTCCTATACTAACATCCAACAATTTCAAGAGCAGAATGCTTCAGCGGTTTCTAAACAGGCTATTTTTGCATATACTGGTGAAGTATTTAATAAAATTTCTCCACCTTCTTTTTCTAAAGAGGAGTTATCCTATTCACAATCCTCTATACGTATTTTATCGGGATTATATGGAGTCCTAAAACCATTAGATTTAATTCAACCTTACCGATTAAAAATGGCAGAAAAATTAATTACAAAAGAGGGTTCCCGTTTGGTTGATTATTGGAAAGAGTATATCACAAATATGCTTAACCTAGATGAAAGTGAATTCATTGTTAATTTAGCTTCTAAAGAATATGTGAATTCAATTCATATAAACAAATTAAAAGCAAAATTCATATCAATTCATTTTAATGAAAAAAAGGAAAATGAATATAAAGTGATTGGGGTTTTTGCAAAACAAGCTCGAGGAATGATGGTTCGTTTTATTGTTAAAAACAAGATTTCTAACCCCAAATTATTGAAAAATTTTAACCGAAATGAATATGAATTCAACTCATCCCTTTCAACCAAATCGGATTGGGTATTTACTAGAGATTAACTAGCAATTTTTCATGCTCTTCCATCAATTCTAAATATTCATTCTCCATGACTGACATTGTCTCCATGACTTTTTGGAGTAATTCATAATTATCCCCATTTGCTGGGTCTTGGGTTATGATTCGCTGATCTTTTAATGCTTTTTCAATAATTTTAAATCTTTTATCGATCCATGCCAATCGGTTCCGAGTTTTCTTTCTTTCTTTATAATCGGACTTTCCTTTAGACTCGCTTTTTAATTTTGGTGCGCTTCCATCTGCCGATCGTTCTTCCCGATTTTTCCATTCGTAATAATCGTAATTCCCTTCAAACATCCGGATATCACCGCCACCTACTTCGCAGGTAAGATTGGTAACATTATTTAAAAAATGTCGATCATGAGAAATACACACGATAGAGCCGGTAAACTGGATCAAAGCGCTTTCTACCACATTCCGTGTTATCATATCTAAATGGTTTGTGGGCTCATCCAATAGCAATAAATGGGACGGTTCCACCAACATCCGCGCCAAAGCCACCCGCGCTTTTTCACCGCCGGAAAGAACCTTCACATATTTTTCTATCTCATCTCCTGAAAACATGAAACTGCCCAAGTAATTCCGAATTTCTGTTTCGCTCCAGCCGGGGCTCACTTTTTGAATTGATTCAAATACGGTGTCGTCTGGATCCAACGTTTCCAATTGATGTTGGGCATAATAGGCGCTATTTACCCT comes from the Candidatus Neomarinimicrobiota bacterium genome and includes:
- a CDS encoding YaaA family protein, yielding MLIILSPSKTQDFTSISGVESSIPRNIEKANYLNALLKKFDKPKLSKLMSLSNKLCELSYTNIQQFQEQNASAVSKQAIFAYTGEVFNKISPPSFSKEELSYSQSSIRILSGLYGVLKPLDLIQPYRLKMAEKLITKEGSRLVDYWKEYITNMLNLDESEFIVNLASKEYVNSIHINKLKAKFISIHFNEKKENEYKVIGVFAKQARGMMVRFIVKNKISNPKLLKNFNRNEYEFNSSLSTKSDWVFTRD
- a CDS encoding T9SS type A sorting domain-containing protein, translating into MTRIFILCFTASILFGQRFPVTIFQELGPRSRQINVVFLAEGYRESEMAKFRTDVQAATTALFNISPYKEYKSFFNVYGVEVVSNQSGTNHPKSASDCPTNSEIFEADTYFNSTFDRANIHRLLVITSSGKANSVLRNTVPNWDIGFVIVNHTMYGGSGGTWAVFSTNSSAPQIAIHEAGHAFANLADEYDYGSGGHEAPNATAITNRTSIKWNNWIKESTPIPTPETNVYNDVVGLFEGAVYETNDWYRPKLNCMMKSLGHGFCEVCTEQTILTIYDLVAPYNYYYPQSGALEISHSYQGLFEVDGRQLSPNTINLNWYLDSTLVAENVANYTVRGAELSEGAHALIVRVTDSTAMVRSDPNNNRTGQVVWELNVGPSLSIDGNSTVPNQIELHPNYPNPFNPSTRLSFSLPEITPATLLVLDINGRVIDTLLNGTIHAGTHTIYWNAKDKAAGVYFFQLETPYGIQTQKGILLK